A section of the Rossellomorea marisflavi genome encodes:
- a CDS encoding ABC transporter ATP-binding protein yields the protein MPKTILKVSNVQKTFKKQQVLHGVSFDVKEGEITALLGPNGAGKSTTIRSIMGILFPDEGHIQFSGEEEGVIPKHAIGYLPEERGLYKNVKIMDILLYFAELKDYPIKKAKERALHYLKKFGLEGKDKVSIEELSKGMGQKVQFIASIIHEPKLLILDEPFSGLDPVSQEVFKDEIRELARSGTAVLLSAHQMNLVEEMADRLIMIHKGREVISGTMDEVKEKYANFKCTIQGSNRVEMLEAIPQVTRVEQSEQVSTLYLDSEVHIPSWIRTLPEGISINELKIDRITLHEIFIDIATDKQGKEREKSA from the coding sequence ATGCCTAAAACCATTCTTAAGGTCAGCAACGTCCAGAAGACGTTCAAAAAACAGCAGGTCCTGCACGGCGTGTCCTTCGATGTGAAGGAAGGGGAGATCACAGCCCTCCTCGGACCGAATGGAGCCGGGAAGTCAACGACCATCCGGAGCATCATGGGGATCCTCTTCCCGGATGAGGGGCATATCCAGTTCAGCGGAGAAGAAGAAGGAGTCATCCCGAAGCATGCCATCGGCTACCTTCCCGAAGAACGCGGACTCTATAAAAATGTGAAAATCATGGATATCCTCCTGTATTTTGCTGAACTGAAGGATTACCCGATCAAAAAAGCCAAGGAGCGTGCACTTCATTACTTGAAGAAATTCGGACTTGAAGGGAAAGACAAGGTATCGATCGAAGAGCTATCCAAGGGGATGGGGCAGAAGGTGCAGTTCATCGCTTCCATCATCCACGAGCCGAAGCTGCTCATTCTCGACGAACCGTTCTCCGGACTCGATCCTGTCAGTCAGGAAGTATTCAAAGACGAGATCCGCGAATTGGCACGCAGTGGTACGGCTGTACTCCTGTCCGCTCACCAGATGAACCTTGTGGAAGAAATGGCCGACCGCCTCATCATGATCCATAAGGGAAGGGAAGTGATCAGCGGCACGATGGACGAAGTGAAGGAGAAATACGCGAACTTCAAGTGCACGATCCAAGGCTCCAATCGCGTAGAAATGCTGGAGGCGATTCCACAGGTCACACGGGTGGAACAGTCTGAGCAGGTATCGACGCTCTACCTCGACTCAGAGGTGCACATTCCATCTTGGATTCGCACGCTTCCTGAAGGGATTTCAATCAATGAACTGAAGATCGACCGCATCACCCTGCATGAGATCTTCATCGATATCGCCACTGATAAGCAAGGAAAGGAACGTGAAAAAAGTGCGTAA